The Acinetobacter shaoyimingii DNA segment AGCGGATCGCATATTAGTGTATCTGGTCCTGCTGCTGGACTTGCCGCAATTGTATTATCGCTGTTGAGTCAGCTGGGTGGAAATTATCAAGCCTTTCTCTTCTGTTTGGTTTTAGCGGGTTTATTACAAGTTGCATTTGGTATTTTTAGATTAGGTTCATTTGCCAACTTTATTCCCACCAACGTTATTTTAGGTTTGCTGGCTGCTATTGGTATTATCCTTATTCTCAATCAGATTCCTCATTTAATTGGGATTAAAATCGATTTATTAAAACTGCACTGGCGTGGTGGGTTTGAGACGTTGGCGCCACATTTTGATTATGGTGCAGGGCTGATTGGTTTATTGAGTATTTTGCTGATTTTGGTTTGGGATAAAACCCCACTGAAAAAGACCCAATTACCTTCAGCGTTAATTGCGGTCATCTTCGCTGGAGTGTTGAATTATATTTTTATTCAAACCAATTCAAATCTTGTTGTGCGTAATGAACATCTGATTGATCTGCCCAATGTCTTTTCAGACTCAGAAACCATTTTTAGTTTCCCTGACTTTTCTTATTGGAATCATGCAGTCATTTATACAGGTGCAATTACCTTAGCAGTCGTAGCTTCAATTGAGACGTTACTGAATTTGGAAGCGGCCGATAAAATGGATCCGCAAAAAAGAGCATCACCACCGAACCGTGAATTGTTTGCACAAGGTATAGGCAATACTTTTTCAGGTTTAATCGGCGGCATGCCAATTACATCGGTCATTGTACGTAGTTCTGTGAATGCAACAAGCGGATCAAAAACTAAATTTTCAGCTGTGTTTCATGGTGTGCTATTGGCAGTGGCATTGGTGTTTTTAACACCCTTAATGAATATTGTGCCTTTATCTGCACTGGCTGCCATTCTGATTCTTACTGGTTTTAAACTCGCAAGCCCTATGCTATTTAAGCGTCTATACGGTGAAGGCTGGAAGCAATTCTTACCATTTATTATTACGGTGATTGCAATTATTGCGACTGATCTACTGATTGGTATTATGGTGGGGCTGGTGATCAGCTTGATCATCATTTTACGTAATAATTTGCGCCGCGGTGTGCGAGTGATTCATGAAACACATTTGCATGGCAAATTAACCCGCATTGAGTTGGCACCAAATATTTCTTTTTTAAACCGAGCGGCTTTAGTGTCTGCTTTGGAAAAATTAAAACGCGGTGAGCAAGCGGTAATTGATGCTTCAAACACCTATTACATTGATCCAGACGTATATTCGGTGATTAAGGATTTTAAAGAAGGTTCAGCAGTCACTAAAAAAATTGATTTGAAACTGATTGGATTTAAAGCGCATTATCCTGAAATTGTTGAAGATGAATTGGATATCAATGTCAGTACGCAGGAAGTACAGCGCCATTTAACGCCTGAGCAAGTGTTACAGCTGCTTAAAGAAGGCAATTATCGCTTTGTAAATCATGAGCGTTTGCATCATAACATTGCTCGTCAGATTCAAGTCACGTCGCAATCGGGGCAACACCCATTTGCTGCAGTATTGGGATGTATGGATTCTCGTGCACCGACAGAGCGTATTTTTGATGTCGGTATTGGAGATTTATTTAGTCTTCGGATTGCAGGAAATATCGCAGGTGAGAAAGTTTTAGGTTCTTTGGAATTTGCTTGTAAAAGTAAGGGATCTAAATTGATTGTGGTGCTAGGGCATACAGACTGTGGTGCAGTCACGGCAGCTTGCCAACTGTATGAGCAAAAGAAAGATATTACTCAACTCACTGAGACACCCCATGTGCAGTATTTCTTGAAACCCATTATGGATGCAGCAGATACAGTGACCAAAGAACAACCGGGTTGTCATTTAACCAGTAGCTTTGTACATGCGGTGACCGTACTCAATGTTCAAAATAATATTCGTTATATTTTGCAAAATAGTGATGTTTTAAGAGCAATGGTTGAGAAAAATGAAATTAACATTGTCGGTGCGATTTATGATGTGCATACGGGCAAAGTCGATTTTATGTAAGATATTCATTTGATTAAAAAAGACCTTCCGATGAGAAGGTCTTTTTTATCGCGATTATTTTTTAATGGTTTGATGTTATTGAATTAAACATTCTACAAGAAAGCTAAAAATGACCATCACAGTTCCAATTTTGGTTATGAGAAAACCATGGCGTTTCTGTGTTTTGACATTGTCATACTGTTTTTCTTCGATATTGTTTAGTTGGTTATCTTGCTTAAAATCTTGCTGTTTAAGATTGTGAGATTTAAGTGTGCCAGAATTTAGTGTTTCAGGTTGAAGCGTGCTTAGATTCAGATTCAAAGCAATATCAAACGATATCATGATTAGGCCGATCAAGATTATGCTTGAAAATGAAAAAACAGGACTTTGACCTAGTGGGAAAAAACCAATAAGCCCCAAGATTACAATGATCAATAAAAAAGCTTTAGCCAGCCACAAACTTTTCATTATCCCAGCTCGTTTCGAATTTTGTTCTATTTTGGAATATATTTCTTAAGTGAATATTAAATTATCATTAATTGTTGATTTTTGAAAACATTTATTTTTTTAGGATGGTATAAATTGAAAGTGTAGAGATGCTCAATGGTGAGCATCTCTACATTGTGTGAATGGAAATGGATAGTGTTGCTTAACGTGTGGTGTAACCACCATTGGCAAAAATCGTTTGACCAGTAATCCACCAACCATCTGTTACTAAAAAGCGAACTAAAGGTTCAATGTCTTCGATTTTGGTTAAGCCACCTAGCGCAGAAGCAGATTTGTGATAAGCCACAGCTTCAGGCGCTTCTTGTCCATAGAAAAATGGGGTATCCATTGGACCTGGAGCAACGGCTGTCACAGAAATTCCACGCTCCCCAAACTCTTTAGATGCTGCGCGGGTATAGTGTTCAACGGGTGCTTTTAAGCCTTCATAGGTGGAATATAGACCTGTATAAGCCGCCAGTAAACTGGTCACAATGGTACAAATTTTACCGTCGTTATTTAAATGTTTACCTGCAGATTGGATAAAGAAATAAGCAATTTTGGAATTAATATCACTCATCGAATCAAATTCAGTTTCAGTGGTTTCCAAAAACGGTTTTTTGAGAACACGACCTACTGTATTGATTGCAATATCGACACCCCCAAATGTTTCTTTGGCTTTAAGGAATAGCGCTTCAATTTTTGAAATATCTGATAAATCGGCTTGAATGGTAATTGCTTTGGAACCTAAGGCTTGTACAGCGCTAAGCGTTTCTTCAGCATCTGCTCGTGCGCTTTCACTGTTAAAATGAATCACTAAATTGGCACCTTGTTCGGCAAATTTTCTAGAAATTAAGCCACCTAAATTTTTTGCACCGCCAGTGATGAGTACAGTTTTACCTTTCAAATCATGTTTTGACATTGTTTTATTCCCTATCTTCATTTTTGTAAGTTAAATCTTAATGGACTTTTAAATCCCCCAATAGCTGATAGACTTGTACAGATTGTTCAGTAAAGTTGAACAATGTGATGAAGAGTATTTTTGATGTTTTAAATATAAGTTATTGAATTATTTATAAAGTAATTGTCGTGCTCATAAAAAAAGAATAAGTGAGTGATTAAAATGGATAAAGTTGAGTATTTAAAAACATTTTGCCTTGTCGCAGAAATGAAATCCTTTGCTCAGGTCGCAAAATATTTAGGATTGCCACGTTCAACAGTGACATACGCCATTCAAAGTTTAGAAAAAGAATATGAAGTTTTACTGTTTTATCGGACAACACGAAA contains these protein-coding regions:
- a CDS encoding SulP family inorganic anion transporter — its product is MSENVLEKRFYPNDLLSGLVVFLVALPLCLGIASASGAPLIAGVIAGVIGGIVVGYLSGSHISVSGPAAGLAAIVLSLLSQLGGNYQAFLFCLVLAGLLQVAFGIFRLGSFANFIPTNVILGLLAAIGIILILNQIPHLIGIKIDLLKLHWRGGFETLAPHFDYGAGLIGLLSILLILVWDKTPLKKTQLPSALIAVIFAGVLNYIFIQTNSNLVVRNEHLIDLPNVFSDSETIFSFPDFSYWNHAVIYTGAITLAVVASIETLLNLEAADKMDPQKRASPPNRELFAQGIGNTFSGLIGGMPITSVIVRSSVNATSGSKTKFSAVFHGVLLAVALVFLTPLMNIVPLSALAAILILTGFKLASPMLFKRLYGEGWKQFLPFIITVIAIIATDLLIGIMVGLVISLIIILRNNLRRGVRVIHETHLHGKLTRIELAPNISFLNRAALVSALEKLKRGEQAVIDASNTYYIDPDVYSVIKDFKEGSAVTKKIDLKLIGFKAHYPEIVEDELDINVSTQEVQRHLTPEQVLQLLKEGNYRFVNHERLHHNIARQIQVTSQSGQHPFAAVLGCMDSRAPTERIFDVGIGDLFSLRIAGNIAGEKVLGSLEFACKSKGSKLIVVLGHTDCGAVTAACQLYEQKKDITQLTETPHVQYFLKPIMDAADTVTKEQPGCHLTSSFVHAVTVLNVQNNIRYILQNSDVLRAMVEKNEINIVGAIYDVHTGKVDFM
- a CDS encoding SDR family oxidoreductase, with the translated sequence MSKHDLKGKTVLITGGAKNLGGLISRKFAEQGANLVIHFNSESARADAEETLSAVQALGSKAITIQADLSDISKIEALFLKAKETFGGVDIAINTVGRVLKKPFLETTETEFDSMSDINSKIAYFFIQSAGKHLNNDGKICTIVTSLLAAYTGLYSTYEGLKAPVEHYTRAASKEFGERGISVTAVAPGPMDTPFFYGQEAPEAVAYHKSASALGGLTKIEDIEPLVRFLVTDGWWITGQTIFANGGYTTR